In Lutra lutra chromosome 6, mLutLut1.2, whole genome shotgun sequence, the following are encoded in one genomic region:
- the LOC125102334 gene encoding ATP synthase F(0) complex subunit C2, mitochondrial-like translates to MYACAKSVSTPFLVRSTSQLLSRSLSAVVLKPPETLTGEAPYKGLSILVAPRPLTSLIPSRSFQTSAISRDINTAAKFIGAGAAIVGVAGSGAGIGTVFGSLIIGYARNPSLKQQLFSYAILGFALSEAMGLFCLMVAFLILFAM, encoded by the coding sequence ATGTACGCCTGTGCAAAGTCCGTCTCCACCCCGTTCTTGGTCAGGAGCACCTCTCAGCTGTTGAGCCGATCACTGTCTGCAGTGGTGCTAAAACCACCCGAGACACTGACAGGTGAGGCACCTTATAAGGGCCTCAGCATCTTGGTAGCCCCACGTCCCCTGACCTCCCTTATTCCCAGCCGCAGCTTCCAAACCAGCGCCATTTCAAGGGACATCAATACAGCAGCCAAGTTcattggggctggggctgccataGTAGGGgtggctggctctggggctggaatTGGGACTGTGTTTGGGAGCCTCATCATTGGTTATGCCAGGAATCCCTCTCTGAAGCAACAGCTCTTCTCCTACGCCATTCTGGGCTTTGCCCTCTCGGAGGCCATGGGGCTCTTTTGCCTGATGGTGGCCTTTCTCATCCTCTTCGCCATGTGA